Proteins from a genomic interval of Rosa chinensis cultivar Old Blush chromosome 2, RchiOBHm-V2, whole genome shotgun sequence:
- the LOC112189761 gene encoding pentatricopeptide repeat-containing protein At1g09190 yields MINPCREAERRVLRLLHGPKTRTQLRQIHAHLLRHGLDQLNQLISHFVSVCYSLNKMHYANLIFQHTHSPNILLFNAMIKGFSLCHPFEKSLHIFSDMKRRGVWPDEYTFAPLLKSCSNICHSSLGRCVHGEVLRTGFEWFGSIRVGIIELYVTCGRMRDAQHVFDEMSQRDVIFWNLMIRGFCKSGNVDTGLCLFRQMGERNVVSWNSIISCLAQCGRDSEALGVFNEMREQSFEPDEATVVSVLPACARLGDVDVGKWIHSYADSKGLLQEVVSVGNSLVSFYCKCGDLDAASSVFDRMAQKNVVSWNSLISGYAFNGRGEIGINLFEEMMNTDEKPNDATFVGALTCCAHAGLVEKGRDLFASMTETHRIEPKLEHYGCMVDVLGRSGCLKEAHDLIKSMPMKPNAALWGALLGACSTHGEVKLAELAAKELIDVEPWNSGNYVLLSNIYAEEGRWDEVEKVRDLMKENCITKAPGQSAIGKGVYDEEKQSYRLKQA; encoded by the coding sequence atGATCAACCCTTGCCGTGAGGCCGAACGGAGGGTGCTCCGGCTCCTCCACGGCCCCAAAACCCGAACCCAACTCCGCCAAATCCACGCCCACCTCCTCCGCCACGGCCTCGACCAACTCAACCAGCTCATCTCCCACTTCGTCTCCGTCTGCTACTCCCTCAACAAAATGCACTACGCCAATCTCATCTTTCAACACACCCACAGCCCCAACATCCTCCTCTTCAACGCCATGATCAAGGGCTTCTCCCTCTGCCACCCCTTCGAAAAATCCCTCCACATTTTCTCCGATATGAAACGACGCGGCGTTTGGCCCGACGAGTACACCTTTGCGCCTCTGCTCAAGTCCTGCTCCAACATTTGTCATTCTAGTTTGGGCCGGTGTGTGCATGGAGAGGTTTTGAGAACGGGGTTTGAGTGGTTTGGTTCGATTCGGGTTGGGATTATTGAGCTGTATGTGACTTGTGGGAGGATGAGGGATGCACAGCACGTGTTCGATGAAATGTCTCAGAGAGATGTGATTTTTTGGAATTTGATGATTCGTGGGTTTTGCAAGAGTGGTAATGTCGATACTGGGTTGTGTTTGTTTAGGCAGATGGGTGAGAGGAATGTTGTTTCTTGGAACTCGATAATTTCGTGCTTAGCGCAGTGTGGGAGGGACAGTGAAGCTTTGGGGGTTTTTAATGAGATGAGGGAGCAGAGTTTTGAACCGGACGAGGCTACTGTGGTGTCGGTTTTGCCTGCCTGCGCTCGGTTAGGGGATGTTGATGTTGGGAAATGGATACACTCTTATGCAGATTCTAAAGGACTTCTGCAAGAAGTTGTATCTGTGGGGAACTCGCTTGTGAGTTTTTACTGTAAATGTGGAGATTTGGATGCTGCGTCTAGTGTTTTTGACCGAATGGCGCAGAAGAATGTTGTTTCCTGGAACTCTTTGATTTCGGGGTATGCTTTTAATGGGAGAGGTGAAATTGGGATCAACTTGTTCGAGGAGATGATGAACACAGATGAGAAACCAAACGATGCCACGTTTGTTGGGGCATTAACATGCTGTGCGCATGCTGGCTTGGTTGAAAAGGGAAGGGATTTGTTTGCTTCAATGACTGAAACTCACCGAATTGAGCCTAAACTAGAGCATTATGGATGCATGGTTGATGTTCTTGGCAGAAGTGGATGTCTGAAGGAGGCTCATGACTTGATCAAGAGCATGCCTATGAAACCAAATGCTGCCTTATGGGGTGCACTGCTTGGTGCTTGCTCTACTCACGGTGAAGTAAAGCTTGCGGAACTTGCAGCTAAAGAGCTTATTGATGTTGAACCGTGGAATTCTGGGAATTACGTGTTGTTATCCAATATTTACGCAGAAGAAGGCCGGTGGGATGAAGTTGAGAAAGTCAGGGACTTGATGAAGGAAAACTGCATCACAAAAGCACCCGGACAGAGTGCCATTGGAAAGGGTGTTTATGATGAGGAAAAGCAGAGCTATCGACTTAAGCAAGCCTGA
- the LOC112189228 gene encoding uncharacterized protein LOC112189228 isoform X1: protein MDQKFIGVAEGSSEDLRNDVELVKSSSEKQLLRPSARHYSVFKGQATDADPEKGRYTLIKDAEDFPSGIYEKQLPCFGCGIGWFSFLLGFVFPLMWYYATVLYFGNYYRKDPRERAGLAASAICALVCSVVLVVIVLFLII from the exons ATGGATCAAA AATTTATTGGTGTTGCAGAGGGTTCGTCAGAAGATTTGAGAAATGACGTTGAGTTAGTGAAATCATCCTCTGAAAAGCAGCTTTTGAGACCATCAGCTCGACATTATTCAGTATTTAAAG GGCAAGCAACAGATGCGGATCCTGAAAAAGGAAGATATACGCTTATTAAAGATGCAGAGGACTTTCCATCAGGAATATATGAGAAACAGCTTCCATGCTTTGGCTGTGGGATAGGATGGTTTTC ATTTCTTTTAGGCTTTGTCTTCCCATTGATGTGGTACTATGCCACAGTTCTCTACTTTGGAAACTACTATCGCAAAGATCCTAGGGAGCGAGCTGGACTAGCAGCCTCTGCAATTTgt GCACTGGTTTGTTCTGTTGTGTTGGTGGTCATAGTACTGTTTCTGATAATCTAG
- the LOC112189227 gene encoding UBP1-associated proteins 1C isoform X1: MVWFQCEDCGDNLKKPKLPHHFNTCSARKLSCIDCGEMFGRETVQGHTQCITEAEKYGPKGQAKAVNGGGAKANKDSKQQADFDITVGLSERPPWFCSLCNTNATSRQTLMLHAEGKKHRGKARAIHAAKQKAMQPQESAPDTKPQPEETPKGIEESRLQDASGVDTVHKISEAENGNLLSKKKRKLEESKNDESRKKTKDTTSGEVGNEKVIQNGKAEANGKETKLKKDTEDSEKKIKWKKLITSTLKSKDGVLKMRKLKKLVLNAIAESGITEDEGKLSTTFEDKINSSSRFRVENKYVHLVAKD, encoded by the exons ATGGTGTGGTTTCAATGCGAGGACTGTGGAGACAATCTCAAGAAACCCAAGTTGCCTCACCACTTCAACACCTGCTCTGCTCGCAAG CTTTCGTGTATCGATTGTGGTGAGATGTTTGGGAGAGAAACTGTTCAGGGTCACACACAGTGTATTACTGAAGCG GAAAAATATGGTCCGAAGGGACAAGCCAAAGCTGTGAATGGTGGGGGAGCCAAGGCCAACAAGGATTCTAAGCAGCAAGCCGATTTTGATATAACTGTTGGGTTATCTGAGCGCCCGCCGTGGTTTTGTAG TCTTTGCAATACGAATGCGACCAGTAGGCAGACACTGATGCTCCATGCTGAAGGAAAGAAGCACAGGGGAAAGGCTCGAGCTATTCATGCTGCCAAGCAAAAGGCTATGCAGCCACAAGAATCTGCTCCAGATACAAAACCCCAACCTGAGGAAACTCCAAAAGGAATAGAAGAATCTAGATTGCAAGATGCATCAGGAGTTGATACTGTCCATAAAATTTCTGAAGCAGAGAATGGAAATTTGCtgtcaaaaaaaaagagaaaactagAAGAGTCCAAGAATGATGAATCAAGAAAAAAGACTAAGGATACTACATCAGGGGAAGTAGGCAATGAGAAAGTGATTCAGAATGGGAAAGCAGAAGCAAATGGAAAAGAGACCAAGTTGAAGAAAGATACAGAAGACTCCGAGAAAAAAATTAAGTGGAAGAAGTTGATTACATCAACATTAAAATCG AAAGATGGAGTTCTGAAGATGAGAAAACTGAAGAAACTTGTTCTGAATGCTATTGCGGAATCTGGCATAACAGAAGATGAAGGAAAACTGAGTACCACCTTTGAGGATAAG ATCAATTCAAGCTCCAGATTTAGAGTTGAGAACAAGTATGTTCACTTGGTGGCCAAGGATTAA
- the LOC112188651 gene encoding uncharacterized protein LOC112188651, whose amino-acid sequence MGRRKKTPSISTIPEVKSCLDSNSNSNSNSGEAKSKSSIEQLESQIHELQISTLSISTKQTELQTSQSHLHKLIALENLPVFHGRAGNENAVDWLTATERHFAYLDIPAADRVKIASTRLRCDASPWMCWYESRYPASAPWSIFRHEFLRFFWPETLIAAVCNLEQKRSVKEYEVEFLRLAAGGGDPSPEWSDEELTRHFVGGLKEEIRRKVESFRPKTLADAMDFARNVEAESA is encoded by the exons atgggaagaagaaagaagactcCCTCCATTTCCACCATACCAGAAGTGAAGAGCTGCCtgg attccaattccaattccaattccaattccggTGAAGCAAAATCGAAGAGCTCCATAGAGCAATTGGAATCTCAGATCCATGAGCTTCAGATCTCTACACTCTCCATCTCCACCAAGCAAACCGAGCTCCAGACCTCACAGTCTCATCTCCACAAGCTCATCGCCCTCGAAAACCTCCCTGTCTTCCACGGCCGCGCCGGCAACGAGAACGCCGTCGACTGGCTCACCGCCACCGAGCGCCACTTCGCCTACCTCGACATCCCCGCCGCCGACCGAGTCAAGATCGCCTCGACTCGCTTGCGCTGCGACGCGAGCCCCTGGATGTGCTGGTACGAGTCTCGGTACCCGGCGAGTGCGCCGTGGTCGATTTTCCGGCACGAGTTTCTGAGGTTTTTCTGGCCGGAGACGCTCATCGCCGCCGTGTGTAATTTGGAGCAGAAGAGGTCGGTGAAGGAGTATGAGGTGGAGTTTCTGAGGCTGGCTGCCGGAGGTGGGGATCCGTCGCCGGAGTGGAGCGATGAGGAGTTGACGAGGCATTTTGTTGGTGGATTGAAGGAGGAGATACGGCGGAAGGTGGAGTCGTTTCGGCCCAAAACCCTAGCTGACGCCATGGATTTTGCTCGCAATGTGGAGGCTGAAAGTGCATAA
- the LOC112189228 gene encoding uncharacterized protein LOC112189228 isoform X2 translates to MDQKGSSEDLRNDVELVKSSSEKQLLRPSARHYSVFKGQATDADPEKGRYTLIKDAEDFPSGIYEKQLPCFGCGIGWFSFLLGFVFPLMWYYATVLYFGNYYRKDPRERAGLAASAICALVCSVVLVVIVLFLII, encoded by the exons ATGGATCAAA AGGGTTCGTCAGAAGATTTGAGAAATGACGTTGAGTTAGTGAAATCATCCTCTGAAAAGCAGCTTTTGAGACCATCAGCTCGACATTATTCAGTATTTAAAG GGCAAGCAACAGATGCGGATCCTGAAAAAGGAAGATATACGCTTATTAAAGATGCAGAGGACTTTCCATCAGGAATATATGAGAAACAGCTTCCATGCTTTGGCTGTGGGATAGGATGGTTTTC ATTTCTTTTAGGCTTTGTCTTCCCATTGATGTGGTACTATGCCACAGTTCTCTACTTTGGAAACTACTATCGCAAAGATCCTAGGGAGCGAGCTGGACTAGCAGCCTCTGCAATTTgt GCACTGGTTTGTTCTGTTGTGTTGGTGGTCATAGTACTGTTTCTGATAATCTAG
- the LOC112189762 gene encoding pre-mRNA cleavage factor Im 25 kDa subunit 1: protein MGEEGGSVRVSDSNVVDHTHNDDLSRQLDIYPLSCYYFGSKEAIPFKDETLADRVQRLNSNYAAYGLRTCVEAVILVELFKHPHILLLQVRNCIFKLPGGRLRPGELEIDGLKRKLSRKLCVNADADGIAWEVGECLDVWWRPEFETLPCRDLPSTDKNPKECTKLFLVKLPESRKFIVPKNLKLLAIPLCQINKNRETYGPIISGVPELLSDFTFNIIEA from the exons ATGGGGGAAGAAGGGGGTTCTGTACGCGTGTCAGACAGTAACGTTGTTGATCATACTCACAACGATGATCTGAGCCGTCAACTGGACATATACCCTCTCAGTTGCTACTACTTTGGATCCAAGGAAGCCATTCCTTTCAAGGATGAGACTTTAGCTGATCGTGTTCAGAGATTGAACTCCAA CTATGCTGCTTATGGATTGAGGACTTGTGTAGAAGCAGTTATTTTG GTCGAGTTATTCAAACATCCTCATATACTACTCTTGCAAGTAAGAAATTGCATCTTTAAGCTTCCTGGAGGTCGCTTAAGACCTGGTGAATTAG AGATTGATGGCTTGAAAAGAAAACTGTCGAGGAAGCTTTGTGTCAATGCTGATGCTGATGGGATTGCTTGGGAG GTGGGGGAATGCCTTGATGTATGGTGGAGGCCTGAATTCGAAACATTGCCTTGTCGAGACTTGCCGTCTACAGATAAAAACCCAAAG GAGTGCACGAAACTCTTTCTTGTAAAGTTGCCAGAAAGTCGCAAGTTCATTGTACCCAAAAACCTAAAATTGCTGGCTATTCCGTTGTGCCAGATCAACAAAAATCGTGAG ACGTATGGACCTATTATCTCTGGTGTTCCAGAGCTGCTATCAGATTTCACCTTCAACATTATAGAAGCTTGA
- the LOC112185404 gene encoding protein phosphatase 2C 77 — protein sequence MEDVAQAVAVPYRLGNLIHEESAVKTQMEITGLKLISNTSTLLSNTSSKPSLPCESISCGNQSYRSKNPQDQNRDLISGETINWGSKECKFMPLCNRVLGSSCFKSLAHDEGEICNGSNTCDASTTLVNRAKKICRTSSNGKVFDLDRAPFWGYTSIRGGRPEMEDDVAVIPRLLQIPIQMLVDDSDMSQNPSQLTAHFFGVYDGHGGCQVANYCRERVHSALVEEIEIAKAGLNESTGESLQEQWKEAFTNCFIKVDAEVGGAPKGTHSSNTSASEDSLKPIAPETVGSTAVVVVVCPTHIIVANCGDSRAVLYRGRVAMPLSVDHKPDREDEYERIEAAGGKVIQWDGSRVFGVLAMSRSIGDRYLKPSIIPDPEIMFVSREKEDECLILASDGLWDVITNEEACDIARRRILVWHKKYGDTVERGEGADPAAEAAAVYLSRLAIQKGSKDNITVVVVDLKASRKFKKKNLNSN from the exons ATGGAAGACGTAGCTCAAGCAGTTGCAGTTCCATATAGGCTAGGTAATTTGATTCATGAGGAATCAGCAGTGAAAACCCAAATGGAAATCACTGGTCTCAAGCTAATATCAAATACATCAACCTTGTTATCCAATACTTCTTCAAAACCAAGTCTACCATGTGAGTCCATTTCTTGTGGAAATCAAAGTTACAGAAGCAAAAATCCACAGGACCAAAATAGAGATCTGATTTCTGGTGAAACCATTAATTGGGGAAGTAAGGAGTGCAAGTTCATGCCTTTATGCAATCGGGTTCTAGGTAGTTCATGCTTCAAATCTTTGGCTCATGATGAGGGTGAGATTTGCAATGGATCTAACACTTGTGATGCATCCACCACTTTGGTGAATCGGGCAAAGAAAATTTGTAGGACAAGCTCCAATGGGAAGGTTTTCGATTTGGATCGTGCACCCTTTTGGGGATACACCTCAATCCGTGGAGGGAGACCAGAGATGGAAGATGATGTTGCAGTTATTCCTAGACTTTTGCAGATTCCTATTCAAATGTTAGTGGATGATTCTGACATGAGCCAAAACCCAAGTCAATTAACTGCCCATTTCTTTGGAGTTTATGATGGACATGGGGGTTGTCAG GTTGCTAATTACTGTCGTGAACGAGTGCATTCAGCTTTGGTTGAAGAGATTGAAATTGCTAAAGCAGGCTTGAATGAAAGCACTGGTGAGTCTTTGCAGGAGCAGTGGAAGGAGGCCTTCACCAATTGCTTCATAAAAGTTGATGCTGAGGTTGGAGGAGCTCCCAAAGGCACACATTCAAGCAACACTAGTGCTTCTGAGGATTCTCTTAAACCTATTGCTCCTGAAACTGTTGGTTCTACTGCTGTAGTCGTCGTTGTTTGTCCAACCCATATTATAGTAGCAAACTGTGGTGATTCGAGAGCAGTATTGTACCGCGGAAGAGTGGCGATGCCATTGTCAGTAGATCACAAA CCAGATAGAGAAGATGAATATGAAAGGATTGAGGCTGCTGGAGGCAAGGTCATACAGTGGGATGGTTCTCGTGTATTTGGTGTTCTCGCCATGTCACGGTCCATAG GTGACAGATACTTGAAACCATCAATCATACCGGATCCAGAAATCATGTTTGTTTCTCGAGAGAAGGAAGACGAGTGCCTAATCCTAGCCAGTGACGGCTTGTGGGATGTAATAACAAATGAGGAGGCCTGTGACATTGCGCGGAGGCGGATCCTTGTATGGCATAAGAAGTATGGTGATACAGTAGAACGGGGCGAGGGAGCTGATCCTGCAGCCGAAGCTGCAGCGGTGTACCTCTCAAGGCTTGCAATCCAAAAGGGGAGCAAAGACAACATAACTGTTGTAGTGGTAGACCTGAAAGCTTCAAGGaagtttaagaaaaaaaatttaaactcaaattaA
- the LOC112185405 gene encoding mitogen-activated protein kinase kinase 2, translating to MNKGSLGSKLKLSLPPPDEDSIKKFLTQSGTFMDGDLLVNREGVRIVSHREVEVPAPIQAADNQMILADLYVVKVIGKGNGGVVQLVQHKWTGQFFALKVIQMNIQESIRKQIAQELKINQSSQCPYIVVCYQSFYDNGCISIILEYMDGGSLADLLKKVRSIPEPYISAMCKQVLRGLLYLHHEKHIIHRDFKPSNLLINHRGEIKITDFGVSAIKANTSEQANTFVGTYNYMSPERIQGNSYSYKSDIWSLGLVLLECATGKFPYTPPDQSEGWENFFELMSAVVDFPPPSAPSDQFSPEFCSFISACVQKDPKKRLSAHDLLVHPFISMYDDLNIDLSSYFAEAGSPLATF from the exons ATGAACAAGGGAAGCTTAGGCTCTAAGCTCAAGCTTAGTCTTCCTCCTCCTGATGAAGATTCTATCAAGAAGTTCCT GACTCAAAGTGGCACCTTTATGGATGGGGATCTGCTGGTGAATAGGGAAGGGGTTCGGATCGTCTCTCATAGAGAAGTTGAAGTT CCAGCCCCTATTCAAGCAGCAGACAATCAGATGATTTTAGCAGATCTCTACGTGGTTAAAGTCATTGGTAAAGGAAATGGTGGGGTTGTGCAATTGGTTCAGCACAAATGGACTGGCCAGTTTTTTGCATTGAAG GTAATCCAAATGAATATTCAGGAGTCTATTCGCAAGCAGATTgcacaagaattgaaaattaatcaATCATCACAATGTCCCTATATTGTTGTATGTTACCAGTCCTTCTATGATAATGGTTGCATTTCAATTATCCTAGAGTACATGGATGGTGGATCTTTAGCAGATCTTCTGAAAAAAGTCAGATCAATTCCAGAGCCATATATTTCTGCTATGTGTAAGCAG GTGCTGCGCGGTTTGTTGTATCTTCATCATGAAAAACACATAATTCACAGGGACTTCAAACCCTCGAACTTGTTAATAAATCATAGAGGAGAAATTAAGATAACTGACTTTGGTGTCAGTGCAATAAAGGCGAACACCTCTGAACAGGCAAATACTTTTGTTGGCACATACAACTATATGTCG CCAGAGAGAATACAAGGTAACAGCTATAGCTACAAAAGTGACATTTGGAGCTTGGGCTTAGTACTACTGGAGTGTGCAACAGGTAAATTCCCATATACACCACCAGATCAAAGTGAAGGATGGGAAAACTTTTTTGAGCTTATGAGTGCTGTTGTTGACTTCCCACCACCTTCTGCACCTTCCGATCAGTTTTCTCCAGAGTTCTGCTCATTTATTTCTGCATG tgTACAGAAAGATCCTAAAAAGAGATTGTCAGCACATGATCTCCTA GTGCATCCTTTTATCAGCATGTACGACGACTTGAATATCGACCTTTCGTCTTACTTCGCTGAAGCAGGATCTCCACTTGCAACCTTTTAA
- the LOC112189227 gene encoding UBP1-associated proteins 1C isoform X2, which produces MNWVPYLPSTMLLRLCNGIGTEKYGPKGQAKAVNGGGAKANKDSKQQADFDITVGLSERPPWFCSLCNTNATSRQTLMLHAEGKKHRGKARAIHAAKQKAMQPQESAPDTKPQPEETPKGIEESRLQDASGVDTVHKISEAENGNLLSKKKRKLEESKNDESRKKTKDTTSGEVGNEKVIQNGKAEANGKETKLKKDTEDSEKKIKWKKLITSTLKSKDGVLKMRKLKKLVLNAIAESGITEDEGKLSTTFEDKINSSSRFRVENKYVHLVAKD; this is translated from the exons ATGAATTGGGTTCCCTATTTACCAAGTACAATGCTACTAAGGTTATGCAATGGCATTGGAACA GAAAAATATGGTCCGAAGGGACAAGCCAAAGCTGTGAATGGTGGGGGAGCCAAGGCCAACAAGGATTCTAAGCAGCAAGCCGATTTTGATATAACTGTTGGGTTATCTGAGCGCCCGCCGTGGTTTTGTAG TCTTTGCAATACGAATGCGACCAGTAGGCAGACACTGATGCTCCATGCTGAAGGAAAGAAGCACAGGGGAAAGGCTCGAGCTATTCATGCTGCCAAGCAAAAGGCTATGCAGCCACAAGAATCTGCTCCAGATACAAAACCCCAACCTGAGGAAACTCCAAAAGGAATAGAAGAATCTAGATTGCAAGATGCATCAGGAGTTGATACTGTCCATAAAATTTCTGAAGCAGAGAATGGAAATTTGCtgtcaaaaaaaaagagaaaactagAAGAGTCCAAGAATGATGAATCAAGAAAAAAGACTAAGGATACTACATCAGGGGAAGTAGGCAATGAGAAAGTGATTCAGAATGGGAAAGCAGAAGCAAATGGAAAAGAGACCAAGTTGAAGAAAGATACAGAAGACTCCGAGAAAAAAATTAAGTGGAAGAAGTTGATTACATCAACATTAAAATCG AAAGATGGAGTTCTGAAGATGAGAAAACTGAAGAAACTTGTTCTGAATGCTATTGCGGAATCTGGCATAACAGAAGATGAAGGAAAACTGAGTACCACCTTTGAGGATAAG ATCAATTCAAGCTCCAGATTTAGAGTTGAGAACAAGTATGTTCACTTGGTGGCCAAGGATTAA